In Clostridium sporogenes, one genomic interval encodes:
- a CDS encoding DUF1648 domain-containing protein, translating to MSENLFLSILLGLCNLLLLSFQIVTPKTTRKDIFLGVRIPEEESEKMEIKNIYRSFVLWNIIISLPVIFLLSFIVYKFNNISLFVLFTFIYIFISFLIYLKFNNDVKKLKSNKNWFKNKKQVIAVDTEFSSENANKSLISPWWFLIPILIILITIFMNIKAYPSLPNKVATHWDFNGNVNGYQNKSTFLIYQMPLMELFITSIFFLCYKIIGWSKKQISAVNSEKSKTRNKLFRRILSIYMTFSAIAMTIFLSIINFQIMKVIDINDKYMMYFSLIFTLSIIIATILLGVKVGQGGSNLKLNYKNDNKNNFINKDDDDHWILGNTIYYNKEDPSLFIEKRFGIGWTINAGRPLGLIIYISLILIIIVSIISSFLAK from the coding sequence ATGAGTGAAAATTTATTTTTATCTATATTATTAGGGCTCTGCAACTTATTATTACTATCCTTTCAAATTGTAACCCCTAAAACTACAAGAAAAGATATTTTTTTAGGAGTTAGAATCCCTGAAGAGGAATCAGAGAAAATGGAAATTAAAAATATTTATAGAAGTTTTGTCTTATGGAATATTATAATAAGTTTACCTGTAATCTTTCTTTTATCCTTTATAGTATATAAATTTAATAATATAAGTCTATTTGTATTATTTACATTTATTTATATTTTTATTAGCTTTTTAATATATCTTAAATTCAATAATGATGTAAAAAAATTAAAATCTAATAAAAATTGGTTCAAAAATAAAAAACAAGTAATTGCTGTAGATACTGAATTTTCTTCTGAAAATGCTAATAAAAGTTTAATTAGTCCTTGGTGGTTTTTAATTCCTATTTTAATAATTTTAATTACTATATTTATGAATATAAAAGCATATCCAAGCTTACCTAACAAAGTAGCTACACATTGGGACTTTAACGGTAATGTGAACGGTTATCAAAATAAATCTACTTTTTTAATATATCAGATGCCATTAATGGAACTTTTTATAACTAGTATATTCTTTTTATGCTATAAAATTATAGGATGGTCTAAAAAACAAATAAGTGCTGTTAACTCTGAAAAATCAAAGACAAGAAATAAATTATTTAGGCGTATTCTATCAATTTATATGACCTTTAGCGCCATAGCAATGACTATATTCTTGTCTATAATAAATTTTCAAATCATGAAAGTTATAGACATAAATGATAAATATATGATGTATTTTAGCTTAATATTTACTTTATCTATAATAATAGCAACTATACTATTAGGAGTAAAAGTAGGTCAAGGTGGAAGTAATTTAAAGTTAAACTATAAAAATGATAATAAAAATAATTTTATAAATAAAGATGATGATGACCATTGGATATTAGGTAATACAATATACTATAACAAAGAAGATCCTTCCTTATTTATAGAAAAAAGATTCGGTATAGGTTGGACTATAAATGCAGGTAGACCTTTAGGATTAATTATATATATATCTTTAATATTAATAATAATTGTATCCATAATATCATCTTTTCTCGCTAAATAA
- a CDS encoding cell wall hydrolase: MTKHKSLKTLLATLTFCVGLSSPVFAADYKVNSGDSLYKIGQLFNVSSNSIIKNNDLKGNTIHPGQVLNIPCDTYTVKSGDSLFLISKAQGISLYNLRKANNKLDDTIYPGQVLNLPGKTSSNTSPSPTPTTPKPIVNYTESDLDLLARLITAEAQSEPYSAQVAVASVVINRIKSSQFPNSISSVIYQKSDGYYQFTPVLNGWINKPATETSKKAAKEALYGSDPSKGALYYFDDTATNKWLWSKPITARIGNMIYVK, from the coding sequence ATGACAAAACACAAATCATTAAAAACACTTTTAGCTACACTAACTTTTTGTGTAGGTTTATCTAGTCCAGTCTTTGCTGCAGATTACAAGGTAAATTCTGGTGATTCTCTTTACAAGATAGGTCAATTATTTAATGTATCTTCAAACTCTATTATAAAAAATAATGATCTTAAGGGAAACACAATTCATCCTGGACAAGTTCTAAACATTCCTTGCGATACTTATACTGTAAAAAGTGGAGATAGCCTATTTTTAATTTCTAAAGCGCAGGGCATAAGTTTATACAATTTAAGAAAAGCAAATAATAAATTGGACGACACAATTTATCCTGGACAAGTTTTGAATTTACCTGGAAAAACTTCTAGTAATACTAGTCCATCACCAACTCCAACTACACCAAAGCCTATAGTGAATTATACAGAATCAGATTTAGACCTTTTAGCTAGACTTATAACAGCTGAAGCTCAAAGTGAACCCTATAGTGCTCAAGTAGCTGTGGCATCTGTAGTTATAAACAGAATAAAAAGTTCTCAATTTCCAAACAGTATTTCATCTGTAATTTATCAAAAAAGTGATGGATACTATCAATTTACACCTGTATTAAATGGTTGGATAAATAAACCTGCTACAGAAACATCAAAAAAAGCTGCTAAAGAAGCTTTATATGGATCTGACCCAAGCAAAGGTGCACTATATTATTTTGATGATACTGCCACTAATAAATGGTTATGGTCCAAGCCTATAACAGCTAGAATTGGTAACATGATTTATGTTAAATAA
- the ptsG gene encoding glucose-specific PTS transporter subunit IIBC: MFKKSFGVLQQVGKALMLPVALLPAAGILLAFGNMFQNPDFLKLAPAFGSTGFQAFARVMEQSGNIIFANLALLFAVGVAVGLAAGEGVAALAAIVGFLIMNTTMGLVVGVTPGLIGRSHPEFASVLGIPTLQTGVFGGIIMGIIAASLYKKYYNIELPSYLGFFAGKRFVPIITAAVAIIVGLIMVVIWPPIQHGLNSFSHNMIDANRTLAAFIFGVIERALIPFGLHHIFYNPFWYQFGEYINKAGQVINGDQAIFFQQIKDHTPLTAGTFMTGKFPFMMFGLPAAALAIYQEAKPEKKKLVGGIMASAALTSFLTGITEPIEFSFLFVAPVLFGIHCIFAGLSFMVMQILNIKIGMTFSGGVIDFLIFGVVPNRTKWWLVIPVGLAFSVIYYFGFRFAIRKWNLKTPGREADSGSESVNYSSEGSLAAKVLEALGGKENLANLDACITRLRVSVNIIDKVNKEELKSLGASGVMVVGNNIQAIFGPKSDQLKEQIKDVISGKIITKDVKIEEPKKETVKVSSKDKFIAPIEGKVLSITDVPDEVFSQKMMGDGFAIEPKNGTVVSPVDGVITTVFPTKHAIGITAENGLELLIHFGIDTVNLKGEGLEALVEQDAKVKAGDPILKVDIDKIKDKVPSIITPIIFTNLTDDQKLEIVKLGNHVKAGEDNIIKLK, translated from the coding sequence ATGTTTAAGAAATCATTCGGTGTTTTACAACAAGTTGGTAAAGCTTTAATGCTTCCTGTAGCATTATTACCTGCCGCTGGTATTTTATTAGCCTTTGGTAATATGTTTCAAAACCCTGACTTTTTAAAACTTGCTCCAGCTTTTGGTTCAACAGGATTTCAAGCTTTCGCAAGAGTTATGGAACAATCAGGTAATATAATTTTTGCTAATCTAGCCTTATTATTTGCAGTAGGTGTTGCTGTGGGATTAGCAGCAGGTGAAGGTGTTGCCGCACTAGCAGCTATAGTTGGATTCTTAATTATGAATACTACTATGGGTCTTGTAGTTGGTGTAACTCCAGGATTAATAGGTAGATCTCATCCTGAGTTTGCAAGTGTTTTAGGTATACCAACACTACAAACTGGGGTATTTGGCGGTATTATAATGGGTATTATTGCAGCATCATTATATAAGAAATATTACAATATAGAATTACCTTCTTATTTAGGATTCTTTGCAGGTAAAAGATTTGTTCCAATAATAACTGCAGCAGTTGCTATAATTGTTGGTTTAATAATGGTAGTTATTTGGCCTCCAATCCAACATGGATTAAATTCATTCTCACACAACATGATAGATGCTAATAGAACTTTAGCAGCTTTTATATTTGGTGTTATTGAAAGAGCATTAATTCCATTTGGATTACATCATATATTCTATAACCCGTTCTGGTATCAATTTGGTGAATATATAAACAAAGCAGGTCAAGTTATAAACGGAGATCAAGCTATATTCTTCCAACAAATTAAAGATCATACGCCTCTTACAGCAGGTACATTTATGACTGGTAAATTCCCATTTATGATGTTTGGTCTTCCAGCTGCTGCTTTAGCTATATATCAAGAAGCTAAACCTGAAAAGAAAAAACTTGTTGGTGGTATAATGGCCTCTGCAGCTTTAACTTCATTCTTAACAGGTATAACAGAACCAATTGAATTCTCATTCTTATTCGTTGCACCAGTATTATTCGGAATTCACTGTATATTTGCAGGATTATCCTTCATGGTTATGCAAATATTAAATATCAAAATTGGTATGACATTCTCTGGTGGTGTTATAGATTTCTTAATATTTGGTGTTGTTCCAAATAGAACTAAATGGTGGCTTGTAATTCCTGTAGGCTTAGCTTTCTCTGTAATTTACTATTTTGGATTTAGATTTGCTATAAGGAAATGGAACCTAAAAACTCCTGGTCGTGAAGCAGATAGCGGTTCAGAAAGTGTTAACTACAGTTCTGAAGGCTCTTTAGCTGCTAAAGTATTAGAAGCTTTAGGTGGAAAAGAAAACCTAGCTAATTTAGATGCTTGCATAACTCGTCTTAGAGTAAGTGTTAATATTATTGATAAAGTAAATAAAGAAGAACTTAAATCATTAGGAGCTTCTGGAGTTATGGTAGTTGGTAATAATATACAAGCTATCTTCGGACCAAAATCTGATCAGTTAAAAGAACAAATTAAAGATGTTATATCCGGAAAAATTATAACTAAAGATGTTAAAATAGAAGAACCTAAAAAAGAAACTGTAAAAGTTTCTTCTAAGGATAAATTTATAGCCCCAATAGAAGGGAAAGTACTTTCTATAACTGATGTTCCAGATGAAGTTTTCTCTCAAAAAATGATGGGTGACGGATTTGCTATAGAACCTAAAAATGGAACTGTTGTATCACCTGTAGATGGTGTAATAACTACAGTATTCCCAACTAAACATGCTATAGGAATAACAGCTGAAAACGGACTTGAGCTTTTAATCCACTTTGGAATAGATACAGTTAATCTTAAAGGAGAAGGCTTAGAAGCCTTAGTAGAACAAGATGCTAAAGTTAAAGCAGGAGATCCAATATTAAAGGTAGATATTGATAAAATTAAGGATAAAGTTCCTTCAATAATAACTCCAATAATATTTACTAATTTAACTGATGATCAAAAATTAGAAATTGTTAAACTTGGCAACCATGTTAAAGCTGGAGAAGACAATATCATTAAATTAAAATAA
- a CDS encoding undecaprenyl diphosphate synthase family protein, producing the protein MRVPNHIGIIPDGNRRWANNKGMEKQCGYDFGLNPGLMLFRLCRAAGINEITYYGFTTDNTKRPKVQRESFTKACVEAVEMLCNEDASLLVVGNTESPMFPKELLPYTKKRKVFKEGGIKVNFLVNYGWEWDLEALENNNLSSRNKINKHIKSTDISRVDLIIRWGGRRRLSGFLPIQSVYSDFYIIEDYWPDFKPEHFYGALKWYDEQDITLGG; encoded by the coding sequence ATGAGAGTACCAAACCATATTGGTATAATTCCAGATGGAAATAGAAGATGGGCTAATAATAAGGGAATGGAAAAGCAGTGTGGATATGATTTTGGTCTAAATCCAGGGCTTATGCTATTTAGACTTTGCAGAGCAGCGGGAATAAATGAGATTACATATTATGGTTTTACTACAGATAATACTAAAAGACCTAAAGTACAAAGAGAATCTTTTACAAAGGCCTGTGTTGAAGCAGTAGAAATGTTATGTAATGAAGATGCTTCACTACTTGTAGTAGGAAATACAGAATCACCAATGTTTCCGAAAGAACTTCTTCCCTATACAAAGAAAAGAAAAGTATTCAAAGAAGGTGGGATAAAAGTAAATTTCCTTGTAAATTATGGTTGGGAGTGGGATCTTGAAGCTTTAGAAAATAATAATTTAAGTAGTAGAAATAAAATAAATAAACATATAAAATCCACGGATATATCAAGGGTAGATTTAATAATAAGATGGGGAGGAAGAAGGAGATTAAGTGGATTTTTACCAATACAATCAGTATATTCTGATTTTTATATAATAGAAGATTATTGGCCAGATTTTAAACCAGAGCATTTTTATGGAGCATTAAAATGGTATGATGAGCAGGACATAACTCTAGGTGGTTAA
- a CDS encoding ferritin-like domain-containing protein has protein sequence MHNMPRMMCCSFYGMDFTKHDFNKALELVKGAVQGEREDELLYDYLISKAPTNEEKEIIRTIRDDERKHRKMFKFIYKFYTGKDIEASDGAEDFEKPKSYIDGVKKALFGELAAMEKYREIRKGLPNRYHRDMVFEILTDEIKHAIKYNYILSTTHKKNKRITEVEENTDMNNHEMRTVMW, from the coding sequence ATGCATAATATGCCACGGATGATGTGCTGTAGTTTTTACGGAATGGATTTTACAAAACATGATTTTAATAAGGCACTAGAGTTAGTAAAGGGTGCGGTTCAAGGTGAAAGAGAAGATGAGCTTTTATATGACTATTTAATAAGCAAAGCACCTACTAATGAAGAAAAAGAAATCATAAGAACTATACGAGATGATGAAAGAAAACATAGAAAAATGTTTAAATTTATATACAAATTTTATACGGGGAAAGATATAGAAGCTTCAGATGGAGCAGAGGACTTTGAAAAGCCTAAATCTTATATAGATGGAGTAAAAAAAGCTTTGTTCGGTGAGTTAGCTGCAATGGAAAAGTATAGAGAAATAAGAAAGGGACTTCCAAATAGATATCATAGGGATATGGTTTTTGAAATTTTAACAGACGAAATAAAACATGCAATTAAATATAATTATATACTAAGTACAACTCATAAAAAAAATAAAAGAATTACAGAAGTAGAAGAAAATACAGATATGAATAACCATGAGATGAGAACAGTAATGTGGTAG
- a CDS encoding cell wall-binding repeat-containing protein, with product MKKIIALVISSAIVLGGKGVAGAKGDYNVNRISGKNRYETSINIANQYNSEKFENVIIANGNDFPDALAGSALSKKLKAPILLVNENISSSRETINLIKNKLSKNGSIYILGGEGAVSRVYEDYLKDLGYKNIKRLGGINRFDTNKSIVKSLNVEKGTPIVIVNGFGFADALSVSSPAASKGYPIFMSNSDKLSNEIKDIIKDISPTKAFIIGGEGVIGNSIVDELKNIVPSLNKDDIERVDGKNRYETSLNVCRKFNLSSDTAVIASGENFPDALSGSALASKIDAPIILTDGVNVSHQKEYLDDNNYKNLILLGGTGVINTESQRILENKPVISDKDVKNLLFNGDEEFKKVLKIEVHGESYIDLDGISYAPVKDSLSKYEYIYEYLNKNFNLNTYYTDNFMKNMIGFVFKNIDGQCYMRYGNPEPMLIVKNAKIIEKKYDGNKVYVSLKGYYHGPKDISISKATLIYDGTKWVIDEFDNWF from the coding sequence ATGAAGAAGATTATAGCGTTGGTAATTTCATCGGCTATAGTATTAGGAGGAAAGGGTGTAGCAGGAGCCAAAGGAGATTATAATGTAAATAGAATAAGCGGAAAAAATAGATATGAAACATCAATAAATATAGCTAATCAGTATAATAGTGAAAAGTTTGAAAATGTAATTATAGCAAATGGAAATGATTTCCCTGATGCTTTAGCTGGATCTGCACTTTCAAAAAAGTTAAAGGCACCAATATTATTAGTTAATGAAAATATAAGTTCTAGTAGAGAAACTATTAATCTTATAAAAAATAAACTTAGTAAGAATGGATCCATATATATATTAGGTGGAGAAGGAGCTGTTAGTAGAGTATATGAAGATTATCTTAAAGATCTTGGATATAAAAATATTAAAAGGTTAGGTGGAATAAATAGATTTGATACAAATAAAAGTATTGTAAAATCATTAAATGTAGAAAAGGGAACTCCAATAGTTATTGTTAATGGTTTTGGATTTGCAGATGCTTTAAGTGTGTCTAGTCCTGCAGCGTCAAAGGGATATCCAATTTTTATGAGTAATTCAGATAAGCTATCTAATGAGATAAAGGATATAATAAAGGATATATCACCTACTAAAGCTTTTATAATAGGTGGAGAAGGTGTAATAGGAAATAGTATTGTGGATGAATTAAAAAATATTGTACCATCATTAAATAAAGATGATATAGAAAGGGTTGATGGTAAAAATAGATATGAAACATCTTTAAATGTATGCAGGAAGTTTAATTTATCATCAGATACTGCTGTTATTGCCAGTGGAGAGAATTTTCCAGATGCTTTATCAGGAAGTGCTTTGGCTTCTAAGATAGATGCTCCTATAATATTAACAGATGGTGTTAATGTATCACATCAAAAGGAATATTTAGATGATAATAATTATAAAAACCTTATTTTGTTAGGGGGAACAGGAGTTATAAATACTGAATCACAGCGTATATTAGAAAACAAACCAGTTATTTCAGATAAGGATGTTAAAAACTTGCTATTTAATGGAGATGAAGAATTTAAGAAAGTGCTTAAAATAGAAGTTCATGGAGAATCTTATATAGATTTAGATGGAATAAGTTATGCTCCAGTGAAGGATAGTTTAAGTAAATATGAATATATATATGAGTACTTAAATAAAAATTTTAATCTTAACACTTATTATACAGACAATTTTATGAAGAACATGATAGGTTTTGTATTTAAAAATATAGATGGACAATGCTATATGAGATATGGAAATCCTGAACCAATGCTTATTGTTAAGAATGCTAAAATTATAGAAAAAAAATATGATGGAAATAAAGTTTATGTTTCTCTAAAAGGTTATTATCATGGTCCAAAGGATATAAGTATTTCAAAAGCTACATTAATATATGATGGAACTAAGTGGGTTATAGATGAGTTTGATAATTGGTTTTAG
- the rbr gene encoding rubrerythrin, whose product MKSLRGTKTAENLLKSFAGESQARGRYTYYASVARKEGFIQISNIFIETAEQEREHAKRFYKFLKEDLQGDAIEITASYPVALYDNTADNLKAAASGENEEWTELYPSFAKVAREEGFQEIAVAYDMISKVEKEHEKRYLKLLENVENDKVFKKDEKVLWKCSNCGFIYEGTAAPEKCPSCLHPKSYFEIACENY is encoded by the coding sequence ATGAAATCATTAAGAGGCACAAAAACAGCAGAAAACTTATTAAAATCTTTTGCAGGGGAATCCCAGGCCAGAGGAAGATATACTTATTATGCTAGTGTAGCTAGAAAAGAAGGTTTTATACAAATCTCAAACATTTTTATAGAAACAGCAGAACAAGAAAGGGAACACGCAAAAAGATTTTATAAATTTTTAAAGGAAGATCTTCAAGGTGATGCTATTGAAATTACTGCTTCATATCCAGTTGCATTATATGATAATACTGCAGATAACTTAAAGGCAGCAGCTTCTGGTGAAAATGAAGAATGGACAGAGTTATATCCATCATTTGCAAAGGTAGCAAGAGAAGAAGGTTTCCAAGAAATTGCAGTAGCTTACGATATGATATCAAAAGTAGAAAAAGAACATGAAAAAAGATATCTTAAATTATTAGAAAATGTAGAAAATGATAAAGTATTTAAAAAGGATGAAAAAGTACTTTGGAAATGTAGTAATTGTGGATTTATCTATGAAGGAACTGCAGCACCAGAGAAATGCCCATCATGTTTGCATCCAAAATCTTATTTTGAAATAGCCTGTGAAAACTATTAA
- a CDS encoding GntR family transcriptional regulator — translation MILQIDFESQIPIYEQLKRQIIEGIAKGYLNPGSPLPSVRQLAEDIGINLHTVNKAYNILKSEGYVTIDRRVGAIISSNLPEKTDEYKNNLKEELKYITADAHCRGFSKEEFVKFCEDILKEYA, via the coding sequence TTGATTTTACAAATAGATTTTGAATCTCAAATACCTATCTATGAGCAACTTAAAAGACAAATAATAGAAGGTATAGCTAAAGGTTATTTAAACCCTGGTTCTCCTCTACCTTCAGTTCGTCAACTAGCTGAAGATATAGGTATAAATCTTCATACTGTAAATAAAGCTTACAACATACTAAAATCAGAAGGTTATGTAACTATAGACAGACGAGTTGGAGCAATTATAAGTAGTAACTTACCAGAAAAAACTGATGAGTATAAAAATAATCTTAAAGAGGAGCTTAAGTATATAACTGCAGATGCTCATTGCAGGGGTTTTTCTAAAGAAGAATTTGTTAAATTTTGTGAAGACATACTAAAAGAATATGCGTAA